The following proteins are encoded in a genomic region of Zea mays cultivar B73 chromosome 9, Zm-B73-REFERENCE-NAM-5.0, whole genome shotgun sequence:
- the LOC100277293 gene encoding uncharacterized protein LOC100277293 has protein sequence MAASLFPCDFMASLRRIFPELVAMAAPSCSSMARLSLAPSRAPPHAQMPARCQLALLSVFSLCRARCWFALLAARAPLRRAQASGVFLPCAESQPACRAQPPFPLILPRPWSSSPQRRALRATVSCSLRASSSRAESLCCVPSLKFLCARSTVPWVSSSLPQLSGVWPASIRVRSYRHRRVVAGDSFACASNSRV, from the coding sequence ATGGCCGCATCTCTTTTTCCCTGTGATTTCATGGCGTCCCTGCGTCGCATATTCCCTGAGCTCGTCGCCATGGCTGCACCCAGCTGCTCCTCCATGGCTCGTCTCTCCTTGGCACCCAGCCGAGCCCCTCCGCACGCCCAGATGCCTGCTCGCTGCCAGCTCGCCCTGCTCTCTGTTTTCTCTCTCTGCCGCGCCCGCTGTTGGTTCGCTCTGCTCGCGGCCAGAGCTCCACTGCGTCGCGCCCAAGCTTCTGGCGTCTTCCTCCCCTGCGCAGAGTCTCAGCCTGCTTGTCGAGCCCAGCCGCCCTTCCCTTTGATTCTCCCTCGCCCATGGTCGAGTTCGCCCCAGCGCCGTGCTCTGCGCGCGACCGTTTCCTGTTCCCTGCGCGCGTCGAGCTCTCGTGCCGAGTCCCTCTGTTGCGTGCCCAGCCTCAAGTTCCTGTGCGCGCGCTCCACTGTTCCCTGGGTGAGTTCCTCGCTGCCACAGTTGTCTGGTGTTTGGCCCGCGTCGATTCGCGTTCGCTCATATCGCCATCGTCGTGTTGTCGCTGGTGATAGCTTCGCGTGCGCGTCAAACTCCCGCGTCTAA
- the LOC118473316 gene encoding uncharacterized protein — protein MAASLFPCDFMASLRRIFPELVAMAAPSCSSMARLSLAPSRAPPHAQMPARCQLALLSVFSLCRARCWFALLAARAPLRRAQASGVFLPCAESQPACRAQPPFPLILPRPWSSSPQRRALRATVSCSLRASSSRAESLCCVPSLKFLCARSTVPWVSSSLPQLSGVWPASIRVRSYRHRRVVAGDSFACASNSRV, from the coding sequence ATGGCCGCATCTCTTTTTCCCTGTGATTTCATGGCGTCCCTGCGTCGCATATTCCCTGAGCTCGTCGCCATGGCTGCACCCAGCTGCTCCTCCATGGCTCGTCTCTCCTTGGCACCCAGCCGAGCCCCTCCGCACGCCCAGATGCCTGCTCGCTGCCAGCTCGCCCTGCTCTCTGTTTTCTCTCTCTGCCGCGCCCGCTGTTGGTTCGCTCTGCTCGCGGCCAGAGCTCCACTGCGTCGCGCCCAAGCTTCTGGCGTCTTCCTCCCCTGCGCAGAGTCTCAGCCTGCTTGCCGAGCCCAGCCGCCCTTCCCTTTGATTCTCCCTCGCCCATGGTCGAGTTCGCCCCAGCGCCGTGCTCTGCGCGCGACCGTTTCCTGTTCCCTGCGCGCGTCGAGCTCTCGTGCCGAGTCCCTCTGTTGCGTGCCCAGCCTCAAGTTCCTGTGCGCGCGCTCCACTGTTCCCTGGGTGAGTTCCTCGCTGCCACAGTTGTCTGGTGTTTGGCCCGCGTCGATTCGCGTTCGCTCATATCGCCATCGTCGTGTTGTCGCTGGTGATAGCTTCGCGTGCGCGTCAAACTCCCGCGTCTAA